One Solanum pennellii chromosome 9, SPENNV200 DNA segment encodes these proteins:
- the LOC107030667 gene encoding probable glycosyltransferase At5g03795, with the protein MKICSSWCTKSASTKLLCIMIPFILISIYFAFGNSKNSSFSTSTWLFNSGKNISGDGGGELPELVAVAVNGGADREEAILEDYSFFNSSNSFSPLTAEADQESQEQFQENQKQVITQKNVTFNISLEKPHELSSLNETHALQIEPKIKKKFTNLEKLEVKLGRARAAIKEAATFGNQTDDSDYVPSGPMYWNAKAFHRSYLEMEKEFKVFVYEEGEQPIFHNGPCKSIYAMEGNFIYQMETSKFRTRDPEKAHVFFLPISVTSIVHFIYDRNSRGHWDPMRQTVMDYINLVSGKYPYWNRSLGADHFMLACHDWGPELSKSVPELFKNSIRALCNANTSEGFKPSKDVSFPEILLPGGTMNGLLGGPSPSRRSILAFFAGGLHGPIRPILLEHWENKDDDIQVHKYLPKGVSYYGMLRNSKFCLCPSGYEVASPRMVEALYTGCVPVLLKDHYVPPFSDVLNWKSFSVEVPVDRIPDLKKILSGISTRQYIRLQRRGKQVRRHFEVNMLAKRYDVFHMILHSVWLRRLNMRLHGLEYL; encoded by the exons atgaagatttgTTCATCATGGTGTACTAAATCAGCATCAACAAAacttttatgtattatgattccatttattttaatttcaatttatttcgCATTTGGAAATTCAAAGAATTCATCTTTTTCAACTTCAACTTGGCTTTTCAATTCAG GAAAAAATATTTCCGGCGACGGCGGCGGTGAGCTGCCGGAGTTGGTGGCGGTGGCGGTCAACGGTGGCGCTGACCGTGAAGAAGCTATTTTGGAAgattatagtttttttaataGTAGTAATAGTTTTTCTCCACTTACTGCTGAAGCTgatcaagaatctcaagaacaatttcaagaaaatcagaaacaa GTTATTACACAAAAGAATGTAACTTTTAACATTTCATTGGAGAAACCACATGAGTTGTCATCTTTGAATGAAACTCATGCACTTCAAATTGAAcccaaaatcaagaaaaagtttACTAATTTGGAGAAGTTAGAAGTCAAATTGGGAAGAGCTCGAGCCGCCATCAAAGAAGCTGCTACGTTTGGAAATCAAACGGATGATTCGGACTATGTTCCATCTGGTCCAATGTATTGGAATGCCAAAGCATTTCATAG GAGTTACTTGGAAATGGAAAAGGAATTCAAGGTATTCGTGTACGAAGAAGGAGAGCAGCCTATTTTTCACAATGGTCCGTGCAAAAGTATATACGCGATGGAGGGAAACTTTATTTATCAAATGGAGACGAGTAAATTCAGGACTAGAGACCCCGAGAAAGCTCATGTGTTCTTCTTACCTATCAGTGTGACATCGATAGTTCACTTCATATACGATAGAAACTCCAGAGGACATTGGGATCCGATGAGACAAACCGTTATGGATTACATCAATCTTGTTTCTGGGAAATATCCTTATTGGAATCGAAGCCTAGGCGCAGATCATTTCATGCTCGCGTGCCATGATTGG GGGCCTGAACTTTCAAAGTCTGTTCCTGAGCTATTCAAGAACTCAATTCGAGCGTTATGCAATGCTAATACCTCGGAAGGATTCAAGCCTTCCAAAGATGTATCCTTCCCAGAGATCCTCCTCCCCGGAGGTACGATGAATGGCCTGCTCGGTGGTCCTTCTCCATCACGTAGATCAATCTTGGCGTTCTTTGCTGGAGGGCTTCATGGACCTATACGTCCTATACTTCTCGAGCATTGGGAAAACAAAGACGATGACATCCAAGTCCATAAGTACCTACCAAAAGGCGTCTCGTACTATGGCATGCTAAGAAACAGTAAGTTTTGCCTTTGCCCTAGTGGTTATGAAGTCGCGAGTCCACGAATGGTTGAAGCACTCTACACGGGATGTGTCCCCGTCCTCCTTAAGGACCATTACGTGCCACCATTTAGCGATGTTTTGAACTGGAAATCGTTCTCAGTTGAAGTCCCCGTTGATCGAATCCCCGACTTGAAGAAAATTCTGTCTGGGATTTCAACAAGGCAATATATAAGGTTGCAAAGAAGAGGTAAACAAGTTAGGAGACATTTTGAAGTTAATATGTTAGCAAAAAGATATGATGTTTTTCATATGATACTTCATTCTGTTTGGCTTAGAAGATTGAATATGAGGCTTCATGGTCTTGAATATTTGTGA